The proteins below come from a single Malus domestica chromosome 03, GDT2T_hap1 genomic window:
- the LOC103429746 gene encoding cellulose synthase-like protein E1 isoform X2, with product MEKEPLFETQRAKGRVLYRVFAASIFAGICLVWVYRASHIPKAGEDGRFGWIGLLGAEIWFGFYWLLTQASRWNPVYRHTFKDRLSQRYENELPGVDVFVCTADATIEPPLMVINTVLSVMAYDYPPEKLSVYLSDDGGSEITYYALLEAAEFAKQWIPYCKRYKVEPRSPAAYFVSISAEAIVDHQAKDFWAIKIVIDGRNQNATDVEGCRLPTLVYLAREKRPQYHHNFKGGAMNALIRVSSNISNGKLLLNVDCDMYSNNSMAIRDALCFFMDEEKGHEIAYVQFPQNFENLTKNELYASLRVINEVEAHGVDSYGGPLYIGSGCFHRRDTLCGRKFSKGCKSDMKWENREGKELGIHELEESSKSLASCTFEENTQWGKEMGLKYGCPVEDIITGLSIHCRGWKSVNCNPTRKAFLGLAPTTLPDMLVQYKRWSEGNLQILLSKYSPAWYAYGKTSLGHQLGYLRYSFWAANCWATLVYSILPSLYLLRGTSLFPQISSPWFIPFAYVIIGKYTWSFAEFLWCGGTTLGWWNEQRIWLYQRTSSYLFAFIDTILHSFGYSDSAFVITAKVADEDVSQRYKKEIMEFGDSSPMLTPLATIALLNLYCFAGFVKEAINRKGIAQVYDTLTLQIMLCGALILINLPLFQALYLRKDKGKIPATVTFKSMACAVIACTCFKFSY from the exons ATGGAGAAGGAACCATTGTTTGAGACGCAGAGAGCCAAGGGAAGAGTTCTATATAGGGTTTTTGCAGCATCTATATTTGCAGGAATATGTTTAGTTTGGGTTTACAGGGCGAGTCACATACCAAAAGCAGGAGAAGATGGAAGGTTTGGTTGGATTGGACTTTTGGGTGCGGAGATATGGTTTGGATTTTACTGGCTCCTCACTCAGGCCTCCCGGTGGAACCCTGTCTATAGGCACACCTTCAAAGATAGGCTTTCTCAAAG ATATGAAAATGAGTTGCCGGGAGTGGATGTATTTGTGTGCACAGCGGACGCAACCATAGAGCCGCCGTTGATGGTGATAAACACGGTTTTATCAGTGATGGCTTATGATTACCCGCCGGAGAAGCTGAGCGTCTATCTGTCCGATGACGGCGGGTCGGAAATTACATACTATGCTCTCTTGGAGGCTGCTGAGTTTGCAAAGCAATGGATACCATATTGCAAGAGGTACAAAGTGGAGCCAAGGTCACCTGCTGCTTATTTTGTCTCAATATCTGCTGAAGCAATTGTTGATCATCAGGCCAAAGATTTCTGGGCTATTAAG ATAGTAATTGATGGGAGAAACCAAAATGCAACAGACGTTGAAGGGTGTAGATTGCCAACGTTAGTGTATTTGGCTCGCGAGAAGAGACCCCAATATCACCATAACTTCAAGGGTGGCGCTATGAACGCACTG ATTAGAGTATCATCAAACATCAGCAATGGGAAGTTGCTTCTTAATGTGGATTGTGATATGTATTCAAACAACTCCATGGCCATACGGGATGCACTTTGTTTCTTTATGGATGAAGAAAAAGGCCATGAGATTGCATATGTGCAGTTCCCACAAAACTTCGAAAACCTTACTAAGAACGAGCTATACGCTTCACTGAGAGTAATCAATGAG GTGGAAGCCCATGGCGTGGATTCTTATGGAGGCCCTCTATATATTGGAAGCGGATGTTTTCACAGAAGAGATACTCTTTGTGGGAGGAAATTCAGCAAGGGATGTAAAAGTGATATGAAGTGGGAGAATAGAGAAGGAAAAGAACTTGGCATTCATGAACTGGAAGAAAGTTCGAAAAGCCTTGCAAGTTGTACATTTGAAGAGAACACTCAATGGGGAAAAGAG ATGGGTCTGAAATATGGCTGTCCAGTTGAAGATATAATAACGGGGCTATCAATCCATTGCCGGGGATGGAAATCGGTGAATTGCAATCCAACAAGGAAAGCTTTCTTAGGGTTAGCTCCAACCACACTGCCTGATATGCTTGTGCAATATAAGAGATGGTCAGAAGGTAACCTCCAGATTTTGCTTTCAAAGTACAGTCCTGCATGGTATGCCTATGGAAAGACTAGTTTAGGACATCAACTTGGATATCTCCGATACTCCTTTTGGGCTGCAAATTGCTGGGCAACACTAGTTTACTCAATTCTTCCTTCACTTTACCTCCTTAGAGGCACATCCTTATTTCCGCAG ATCTCAAGCCCATGGTTCATACCATTTGCATATGTGATCATTGGAAAGTACACTTGGAGCTTTGCGGAGTTTTTGTGGTGTGGTGGCACAACTTTAGGTTGGTGGAACGAGCAGCGCATATGGCTTTACCAGAGAACAAGCTCCTATCTCTTTGCCTTCATTGACACCATTCTACACTCCTTTGGATATAGTGATTCAGCATTTGTAATAACCGCCAAGGTGGCTGATGAAGATGTGTCACAGCGGTACAAGAAAGAGATTATGGAATTCGGGGACTCTTCTCCAATGCTTACCCCATTGGCAACAATTGCATTGCTCAATTTGTATTGCTTTGCTGGGTTTGTTAAGGAAGCAATCAATCGGAAGGGCATAGCACAAGTTTATGATACATTGACTTTGCAAATTATGCTATGCGGGGCTCTGATTCTCATCAACCTACCCTTGTTCCAAGCACTTTACCTAAGGAAGGACAAGGGAAAGATTCCAGCCACCGTCACTTTTAAGTCAATGGCATGTGCTGTGATTGCTTGTACTTGTTTTAAATTTTCGTATTAA
- the LOC103429746 gene encoding cellulose synthase-like protein E1 isoform X1 yields the protein MEKEPLFETQRAKGRVLYRVFAASIFAGICLVWVYRASHIPKAGEDGRFGWIGLLGAEIWFGFYWLLTQASRWNPVYRHTFKDRLSQRYENELPGVDVFVCTADATIEPPLMVINTVLSVMAYDYPPEKLSVYLSDDGGSEITYYALLEAAEFAKQWIPYCKRYKVEPRSPAAYFVSISAEAIVDHQAKDFWAIKKLYKHIEKEIESIVKLGCVSEEVRSRRKGFSQWDSYSSQRDHDTILQIVIDGRNQNATDVEGCRLPTLVYLAREKRPQYHHNFKGGAMNALIRVSSNISNGKLLLNVDCDMYSNNSMAIRDALCFFMDEEKGHEIAYVQFPQNFENLTKNELYASLRVINEVEAHGVDSYGGPLYIGSGCFHRRDTLCGRKFSKGCKSDMKWENREGKELGIHELEESSKSLASCTFEENTQWGKEMGLKYGCPVEDIITGLSIHCRGWKSVNCNPTRKAFLGLAPTTLPDMLVQYKRWSEGNLQILLSKYSPAWYAYGKTSLGHQLGYLRYSFWAANCWATLVYSILPSLYLLRGTSLFPQISSPWFIPFAYVIIGKYTWSFAEFLWCGGTTLGWWNEQRIWLYQRTSSYLFAFIDTILHSFGYSDSAFVITAKVADEDVSQRYKKEIMEFGDSSPMLTPLATIALLNLYCFAGFVKEAINRKGIAQVYDTLTLQIMLCGALILINLPLFQALYLRKDKGKIPATVTFKSMACAVIACTCFKFSY from the exons ATGGAGAAGGAACCATTGTTTGAGACGCAGAGAGCCAAGGGAAGAGTTCTATATAGGGTTTTTGCAGCATCTATATTTGCAGGAATATGTTTAGTTTGGGTTTACAGGGCGAGTCACATACCAAAAGCAGGAGAAGATGGAAGGTTTGGTTGGATTGGACTTTTGGGTGCGGAGATATGGTTTGGATTTTACTGGCTCCTCACTCAGGCCTCCCGGTGGAACCCTGTCTATAGGCACACCTTCAAAGATAGGCTTTCTCAAAG ATATGAAAATGAGTTGCCGGGAGTGGATGTATTTGTGTGCACAGCGGACGCAACCATAGAGCCGCCGTTGATGGTGATAAACACGGTTTTATCAGTGATGGCTTATGATTACCCGCCGGAGAAGCTGAGCGTCTATCTGTCCGATGACGGCGGGTCGGAAATTACATACTATGCTCTCTTGGAGGCTGCTGAGTTTGCAAAGCAATGGATACCATATTGCAAGAGGTACAAAGTGGAGCCAAGGTCACCTGCTGCTTATTTTGTCTCAATATCTGCTGAAGCAATTGTTGATCATCAGGCCAAAGATTTCTGGGCTATTAAG AAATTATACAAACACATTGAGAAAGAAATCGAAAGTATAGTGAAGCTAGGCTGCGTTTCAGAAGAAGTCCGATCGAGACGTAAAGGCTTTTCTCAATGGGATTCATATTCATCTCAACGCGACCATGACACCATTCTTCAA ATAGTAATTGATGGGAGAAACCAAAATGCAACAGACGTTGAAGGGTGTAGATTGCCAACGTTAGTGTATTTGGCTCGCGAGAAGAGACCCCAATATCACCATAACTTCAAGGGTGGCGCTATGAACGCACTG ATTAGAGTATCATCAAACATCAGCAATGGGAAGTTGCTTCTTAATGTGGATTGTGATATGTATTCAAACAACTCCATGGCCATACGGGATGCACTTTGTTTCTTTATGGATGAAGAAAAAGGCCATGAGATTGCATATGTGCAGTTCCCACAAAACTTCGAAAACCTTACTAAGAACGAGCTATACGCTTCACTGAGAGTAATCAATGAG GTGGAAGCCCATGGCGTGGATTCTTATGGAGGCCCTCTATATATTGGAAGCGGATGTTTTCACAGAAGAGATACTCTTTGTGGGAGGAAATTCAGCAAGGGATGTAAAAGTGATATGAAGTGGGAGAATAGAGAAGGAAAAGAACTTGGCATTCATGAACTGGAAGAAAGTTCGAAAAGCCTTGCAAGTTGTACATTTGAAGAGAACACTCAATGGGGAAAAGAG ATGGGTCTGAAATATGGCTGTCCAGTTGAAGATATAATAACGGGGCTATCAATCCATTGCCGGGGATGGAAATCGGTGAATTGCAATCCAACAAGGAAAGCTTTCTTAGGGTTAGCTCCAACCACACTGCCTGATATGCTTGTGCAATATAAGAGATGGTCAGAAGGTAACCTCCAGATTTTGCTTTCAAAGTACAGTCCTGCATGGTATGCCTATGGAAAGACTAGTTTAGGACATCAACTTGGATATCTCCGATACTCCTTTTGGGCTGCAAATTGCTGGGCAACACTAGTTTACTCAATTCTTCCTTCACTTTACCTCCTTAGAGGCACATCCTTATTTCCGCAG ATCTCAAGCCCATGGTTCATACCATTTGCATATGTGATCATTGGAAAGTACACTTGGAGCTTTGCGGAGTTTTTGTGGTGTGGTGGCACAACTTTAGGTTGGTGGAACGAGCAGCGCATATGGCTTTACCAGAGAACAAGCTCCTATCTCTTTGCCTTCATTGACACCATTCTACACTCCTTTGGATATAGTGATTCAGCATTTGTAATAACCGCCAAGGTGGCTGATGAAGATGTGTCACAGCGGTACAAGAAAGAGATTATGGAATTCGGGGACTCTTCTCCAATGCTTACCCCATTGGCAACAATTGCATTGCTCAATTTGTATTGCTTTGCTGGGTTTGTTAAGGAAGCAATCAATCGGAAGGGCATAGCACAAGTTTATGATACATTGACTTTGCAAATTATGCTATGCGGGGCTCTGATTCTCATCAACCTACCCTTGTTCCAAGCACTTTACCTAAGGAAGGACAAGGGAAAGATTCCAGCCACCGTCACTTTTAAGTCAATGGCATGTGCTGTGATTGCTTGTACTTGTTTTAAATTTTCGTATTAA